The genomic window AGgcaaataacaaaaagaaaaacacaaGCATGTGTACTTCATGAAGGAGACCGAAATTTGCGAGTAAGCATCTTAGGATGTTAGGCCCAGAGAAAAGACAAAAATAAGTCTTTCAGGctttaaaaaaaatcagaaagaCATAAGATATTAAGAttaatgcagtaataaagttAAAGCTAACTCCACCTTTAGAACTGAGAGATAGGAATCTGAAAGGCATGTATATTTCCCGACTAACGCTATACGAACCTACGATTttcaagaaataaaaatataactcTTTCCAATAATCaatgataataatataattaagatTGACTTTTGACTACTCACTGGTTCATGAAGTAAATCTGAAGACTCGGCTCTACAAGTCCATTCCTCTAAATTAGGCTCTTGAGTCATACTGCATATACAAAAAACCAGCACTTCAGCTTTTCagaaaaatagagataaaaaaaaaagtgttgatATTCATCGAGTTCGAGAAATAGAACAAATAAAGTTGGGGGGAGCTAGTGAGACTAACCCTGTTAGGTTCAGCACTTTAAATATTGCTTCATGAGCCTTCTGATCCTATAGACCAGAAGAAGATAATTTGTAAGAAAGGTACCTACAAATTATAAGATGACTTGTAGTTCAACAGTTTTGGAGGAAAACTTACTCTTAAAAGCAAAGGAATGTGCCATATGTTGGGAACATCATAAAGAGTAATTATATTTTCCCCCTGAAAACATCATGCAACATTAGTAGAGAAAGAAAAGTCTAATCAGAAATCATTTGAAAtcatataaatcaaaatatatttatcGTTTACAATTACATACCGGAAGTAGACAAAATTGAGAAAGTTTCGTCTTAGCATTCTCATCTAGTGCctgaaaaaaaaattgagttttagaaTCCTAAATTAATAAGTTACTGTAACACGGACATGTAGACACCAGTAataatttcagaaaataaaagtgAATAATTGTACTAGCGCGGTGTTAGTGTTCGCCTACGcgttttatgtgttgttttgtGCATATTTGTTCATGGGAGGAGGCAAAGAGAAAGAATAAATAACCATTGTGCTGCGGCATGCCAAGATTTGTGGAGTCAGCCCTTGGCTTCTAAGTCCTCTCACACTATGTTGAGTTGGTTTTGTTTTCTAAACACAACAAAAGGTTATTTTCTACGTTAGACGAAAGTAAAGCAATTCTCTTCATAGATCTCAAAGGCCATTTAGAGTTGCAAGACATTACTTGTTCACCAACAACATTCAAAACAGGAACAAGGCTCACATGAACCAAGCAAAAGTTGCTAGCACCTGCATATATATCATGTAACAACTATTAAAATAGACATATAAGCCACCCAACCGCAATTGCGgctataatttaaccgttttagAGGTTTCCACAACAGCATTTTACCGCAATAGAAAGGTTTGCAGTCTAACCGAAACCGCAATCACAACAAAAATTTGGTCGAAAAATCAAGTATTCTCACCTACTCTATATGAAAAATGTCCTAATGCTTGAATAAAAGGCATGGACTCAATATCACCTGCAACCAGATCAAGGGGTGTTGTTAGTGTTATTGTtatgaatttatttatattaaacaaTGGAAATTAAACAAACAATCTAATTGTAACCATGAAGAAGAGTGTAGAATGTTTAGAAGAGTGTATGTACCTATGGTTCCACCCAATTCTATGACACATACATCAGCTGGACCTTCTTTTCCATCCACTGGTATGTGGGCCACTCTTTCTATCCAATCTTGAATAGCATCAGTTATATGAGGGACAACCTAAAAGAGAAAATAGCACCATACTATCAGAaccaaacatcatcaagatcTTAGTTAATCATAACAAACTTGATAAACAGTGAATTTGGCTAAATTACCACAGTAATTTTGACTAAAGCTTGAACAAAATGTTAATCAAATTTGCTACTGATCCAAACATGCACTTAATGACTTAATTGATTAGGCAGTAGTACCTGTACAGTTTTTCCTAAATAGTCTCCTCTTCTCTCCTTATCAATGACAGACTGTAAAACCATGAAAACATTCAGGTTAGAATTTTTAACAGATGAAGGAGTTTGTTGTAAATTTCTAACAATGATCTTGAGAATCTGTCACAGGTGAGAAAAAAAAGGACCATAATTCCATGAAAACTTGCCTGGTAAACCTTTCCTGTAGTTATGTTATTATCACGGGTCAACTTAACATCCATAAAGCGCTCATAGTTTCCAAGATCCAGGTCCAcctttcaaaaacacaaaagggtCAAGATTctccatttttttttcttcttacaaGACACTGCTTTTCAACAGTTCATTactcagaaagaaaaaaaaaactcataaagtTGACAccattttttgttggttttgttttttattatttttatatatatttgtttgtaCCTCACCACCATCATCCAAGACATAAACTTCTCCATGTTCAATAGGTGACATTGTTCCAGCATCTGTGTTCAAGTAAGGATCTGAAAAAGGACAACAAAAATGTAAGACAACCCATCAAAGAATTTGAATTAGAAACAGATAAAAGACTTCAAAGGttgaaactttgtggaaaaaCAAATAAAGGGTGGGGGCTATTTAGGTAAAATATGCATGTATAGCAAAAAGGTGGTGGTGGTGAAATTTGgaggaagaaagaaaagatacCGATTTTGATAGCAGTGACACGAAGTCCACAAGCTTTGAGAAGTAAACCAATACTACTTGCTGTAACACCTTTACCAAGTCCACTGACAACTCCTCCAGTTACAAGAACAtacttcatgttttttttttcttgttcaatgtctttgttgttgttttatgacaCTAAAAAGTGTTTCTTAAAAATAAGTTTAGAGTGTTGT from Vicia villosa cultivar HV-30 ecotype Madison, WI unplaced genomic scaffold, Vvil1.0 ctg.000131F_1_1_1, whole genome shotgun sequence includes these protein-coding regions:
- the LOC131624500 gene encoding uncharacterized protein LOC131624500; this encodes MKYVLVTGGVVSGLGKGVTASSIGLLLKACGLRVTAIKIDPYLNTDAGTMSPIEHGEVYVLDDGGEVDLDLGNYERFMDVKLTRDNNITTGKVYQSVIDKERRGDYLGKTVQVVPHITDAIQDWIERVAHIPVDGKEGPADVCVIELGGTIGDIESMPFIQALGHFSYRVGASNFCLVHVSLVPVLNVVGEQKTKPTQHSVRGLRSQGLTPQILACRSTMALDENAKTKLSQFCLLPGENIITLYDVPNIWHIPLLLRDQKAHEAIFKVLNLTGMTQEPNLEEWTCRAESSDLLHEPVRIALVGKYTCLSDSYLSVLKALIHASVSCHKKLVVDWISAANLENTTAKENPDVYKAAWKLLKGADGILVPGGFGDRGVQGKIIAAKYARENRIPYLGICLGMQVAVIEFARSMLGLKDANSTEFDPNTKSPCVIFMPEGSKTHMGGTMRLGSRRTYFQTKLCKSAKLYGCKSFIDERHRHRYEVNPDLVTSLENSGLSFTGKDETGQRMEIVEIPNHPYFIGVQFHPEFKSRPGKPSPVFLGFIAAACGQLEAVLQHSSRGVSSDIASVKTYQNGSATKPQAFRPEYIYGNGNGNGFHY